Proteins found in one Plasmodium malariae genome assembly, chromosome: 13 genomic segment:
- the PmUG01_13024200 gene encoding conserved Plasmodium membrane protein, unknown function produces MARVYVVLERIVFLTIFLATAYFFLDFMVMYDNSICYLSIPLLALIYTISYILAILPEIANSVKYTLFYKTRKKKIYTYSLKKDLLSKRKVNNKDLKIDNLIDTSFLYMNQNFLDKGNIDRHNGQNEHQGYKHGEVRGRGRNGNRNGNRDGSRNRSRVVDGKSSRVRIENSDIVNVENNEDDNKNFQGTNGSRNRKDVNGILKKNTRSRKKNGRYSKNEINDYVLKKGGNNKKYIIDSCEEYEKICFNDQRKTLKIKDKIIKYIELNDTENVVQSEEEYKQNVKIMKDEYKVNMNSSIELKDDKRKIGSFLYDKKYLNMKNEDCTEEKVDCKNNKKKYFCYMVNKIFYKKKGLETWKTSYFSGFRSNTNNYTLHSFYDRNKHVQNDYDFSRWHNLFLKFIVNIKVIFVKFCKNTSFLIADLIITFILHMVWVKVHKHLRRNNVDIDTGMFNWNTDYLPKAYKTVEGYLQYFILYDLCIKLFLFFSSNHILSYWFLLNLMNTPFLYVAASFITDVKFKRYGWLYLSGPFRFLNFLRIENLFGQNNYHHKINFPVITLSIQILVVIYTYACIHLLMEHPCKGDYEIYDYVFSGMQTVSTAGMGKGSCFPFTLQTKISYIFYIFMTFTYIQYKIRYLKNHMVEEKKIYGKIPNIGARYFVIIGHIKPIALYVIINELQSSYSNLDEIIILTSLPVKFYINIIRLLNKKGACKTSLCLYDLNKPFPLKIKKIISYSSGIFICNNIINTHHNINNDMETLKRYNEITSLGPFNKYISVLLNNMCNHNILLKRNNRNIVCLNDLKMKLFAKTVDDCPGMFLLILLFFINTPQKLKFKHTYILNKYFDNPEEIIEPDKTPFGSTSGAESAGSKKDGEKKKKKNIYTKSGSFGNRGSRDSTSSRGSQSNYDEGEYKLHLKLLSFVNSRKYFTENGVLSKKSKKFKDSNNSSGRNDFYEIDIAKSGEKDESKEKEEADVVGGEIGVGGEEVNSLGGEVEIDASRGVKVNTKGNTNGKNVGSKGKENTEAVHLNINKNKKSKSLYANLQKDTKKKSMYKGFFSHNFDEDFFYSSYNNYVNYIKGIKYNIYKIKLPPSFFNFHFVTIVQYMYMNYNAYIIGIINDYNEIKLNPLNFVYTSSNTYFIVLTDKYNILQKIQNIKKVNLDWMDNIDSVKTPRNKNQRNAPDEGSEEHNTNNQNTYYSEMRILKNENNIFFNPVLNIYRVENYLQAIQIFNLRRKNAEAPYRNKNSYPNGTSVRGTSNSDTSVSSTSNSSNSRNYEMDNSSLLEGTEKGEQRVNINKEEMKNKGKKKEKMVNKKLEEGKKKVPHDHKKHSKKHSRMDKREKYNCNSDGEIVHDEGDELQNEVQNGEMTPCEMGPNPVRPSQGSPLEKNRKSSEKNRGREKSIKGENSQHTDFIILIYWPESLNTFLKVLYKRKNHNIIILSDQIPSYIYNNKLSKYNVCYIQKSPLILFNLVVAGILQCTKCIIFKNYLKLKSHQNVISYNEKAESINYFEYMCEYNDSDLILIFNNIQNIFRRRDINSAFVEYYLRESTETNLYNDYIKKKLGIQRDSSFHESIESLRNKKQEKEKKKEMEEVNVDVEEVEKKKKKKKRNIYLLMELNNTLSVQYLNNDVYVNVDTFKKKKSNEISISKAHNLLFLENYKKQIQFFKYGNLLVENIYKKIEHIFVDNYYFYLYFLQFTSASLFIDELLYHLIGYTFPIKNNSLNISAIEAFIDGTYTDSQKKMKTNLLQKAVNPKFHSKHFFLLFQNYLKKGAIIIGIYRCNKENNMSIVIPCPQRNFIVHKRDKVHVEKKISKKSKKN; encoded by the exons ATGGCGAGGGTATACGTAGTACTCGAGAGAATCGTTTTtcttacaatttttttggcaactgcatattttttcctgGACTTCATGGTTATGTATGATAATTCTATTTGCTACTTGAGTATTCCCTTACTGGCgcttatatatactatatcgTACATTTTGGCCATATTACCAGAAATAGCAAACTCAGTTAAGTACaccttattttataaaacaaggaaaaaaaaaatatacacgtACTCACTAAAAAAAGATTTGCTTTCAAAGAGAAAGGTTAATAACAAGGACTTAAAGATTGATAACTTAATAGATACCAGTTTTCTCTACATGAATCAGAATTTTTTGGATAAGGGAAACATCGACAGACACAACGGGCAGAATGAGCACCAAGGATACAAACATGGTGAGGTAAGAGGAAGAGGCAGGAATGGTAACAGGAATGGAAACAGGGATGGAAGTAGGAATAGAAGCAGAGTAGTGGACGGTAAAAGTTCCCGAGTGAGGATAGAAAATTCCGATATAGTGAACGTAGAAAACAACGAAGACGACAATAAAAATTTCCAAGGAACTAATGGAAGTAGGAACAGAAAGGATGTCAATGGTATATTAAAGAAGAATACACGGagtaggaaaaaaaatgggagGTACAGCAAGAATGAAATCAATgattatgttttaaaaaaaggagggaataataaaaaatatattatagataGTTGTGAAGAATATGAAAAGATTTGTTTTAATGATCAAAGAAAAACGTTGAAAATTAAGGataagataataaaatatatagaactGAATGACACTGAGAATGTGGTACAATCAGAAGAAGAGTATAAGCAGaatgttaaaataatgaaagatgaatataaagtaaatatgAATTCAAGCATTGAGTTAAAGGATGATAAAAGAAAGATTGGATCCTTTCTATAtgataagaaatatttaaatatgaaaaatgaagaCTGTACAGAAGAAAAAGTggattgtaaaaataataaaaagaaatatttctgttatatggttaataaaatattttataaaaaaaaaggcttaGAAACATGGAAAACTAGTTATTTTTCTGGTTTCAGatcaaatacaaataattatacattacaTAGTTTCTATGACCGAAATAAACATGTACAAAATGATTATGATTTTTCAAGATGGCATAATCTTTTTCTTAAGTttatagtaaatataaaagtaatatttgtaaaattttgtaaaaatacttcttttttaatagcTGATTTGATCATAACATTCATATTACATATGGTATGGGTTAAGGTACATAAACATTTACGTCGAAATAATGTAGATATAGACACAGGTATGTTTAATTGGAATACTGATTATCTACCTAAGGCATATAAAACTGTTGAAGGATATttgcaatattttattttgtatgacttgtgcataaaattatttctttttttttcttctaacCATATATTAAGTTATTGGTTTTTATTAAACTTAATGAATACACCATTTTTATACGTTGCTGCCTCTTTTATAACTgatgtaaaatttaaaagatatgGATGGTTATATTTATCTGGACCATTTAGATTTCTTAACTTTTTACGAATTGAAAATTTGTTTGGTCAGAACAATTATCACCATAAGATAAATTTTCCTGTTATTACTTTATCAATACAAATACTAgttgttatatatacatatgcgtgtatacatttattaatggAACACCCATGTAAAGGAGATTAcgaaatatatgattatgtTTTCTCTGGGATGCAAACAGTATCAACAGCTGGTATGGGCAAAGGATCATGTTTCCCTTTCACATTACAAACAAAaattagttatatattttatatctttatgacttttacatatatacaatataaaatacgttacttaaaaaatcatatggtagaagaaaaaaaaatatatggaaaaattcCAAATATAGGAGCACGTTACTTTGTTATAATAGGTCATATCAAACCAATAGCTCTTTATGTAATAATCAACGAGTTGCAATCCTCGTACAGTAATTTGgatgaaattattatattaacaagCTTACctgtaaaattttatataaatataatacgtttattaaacaaaaaagggGCTTGTAAAACAAGTTTATGTTTATACGATTTAAATAAACCAtttcctttaaaaataaaaaaaatcatttcaTATAGTAGtggtatttttatatgcaataatattattaacacacatcataatattaataatgatatgGAAACATTAAAGagatataatgaaataacatCGCTAGGGCCTTTCAACAAATACATATCAGTTCTACTAAATAACATGTGTAACCATAATATTCTACTTAAAAGGAATAACAGAAATATAGTGTGTCTGAATGACTTAAAAATGAAGCTATTTGCAAAAACTGTCGACGACTGCCCAGGCATGTTTTTGCTAATACTCTTATTTTTCATCAACACACCGCAGAAGTTAAAATTTAAGCACAcctatatattaaacaagTATTTTGATAACCCAGAAGAAATCATTGAACCGGATAAGACTCCCTTCGGAAGTACCAGTGGAGCGGAAAGCGCTGGAAGCAAGAAGgatggggaaaaaaaaaaaaaaaaaaatatatataccaaGAGTGGAAGTTTTGGTAATAGAGGTAGTCGTGATAGTACCAGTAGTAGAGGAAGTCAAAGTAATTATGATGAGGGTGAATATAAGCTTCACTTAAAGTTGCTCTCCTTTGTGAACTCAAGGAAGTACTTCACTGAGAATGGTGTTCTCTcgaaaaaaagcaaaaagtTCAAAGACAGTAATAACAGCAGTGGAAGGAATGACTTTTACGAAATTGATATTGCCAAAAGTGGTGAAAAGGATGAGtcaaaagaaaaggaagaagcGGATGTAGTAGGTGGAGAGATAGGCGTAGGGGGTGAAGAGGTGAACTCTTTGGGGGGAGAAGTAGAAATAGACGCTTCCAGGGGGGTAAAAGTCAACACTAAGGGAAATACAAACGGGAAAAATGTTGGAAGCAAGGGAAAGGAAAATACAGAAGCAGTACAcctaaatattaataaaaacaaaaaaagtaagTCTTTATATGCCAATTTACAGAAagatacaaaaaagaaaagtatgTATAAAGGTTTCTTTTCACACAATTTCGATGAAGATTTCTTCTACAGttcttataataattatgtaaattatataaaaggcataaaatataatatatataaaattaaattaccgccttctttttttaattttcattttgtaacCATAGTgcagtatatgtatatgaattataatgCTTACATAATAGGAATAATAAATGACTACAAtgagataaaattaaatccACTTAATTTTGTATACACATCTAGTAATACTTACTTTATCGTACTAACAGATAAGTATAATATACTacaaaaaattcaaaatattaagaaagtAAATTTAGATTGGATGGATAATATCGACTCTGTTAAAACACCAAGAAATAAAAACCAAAGAAATGCACCAGATGAAGGATCTGAAGAACATAACACCAATAATCAAAACACATATTACTCAGAAATGaggattttaaaaaatgaaaataatatattttttaatcctgttttaaatatatatagagtAGAGAATTATTTACAAGcaattcaaatttttaacCTAAGAAGGAAAAACGCAGAAGCACCTTATCGTAATAAAAACTCATATCCTAATGGCACGTCGGTTAGAGGTACGTCGAATAGCGACACTTCTGTTAGCAGCACATCAAATAGTAGCAACAGTCGTAATTATGAAATGGACAATTCTTCTTTACTTGAGGGAACTGAAAAAGGAGAACAACGAGTTAACATAAATAAGGAAGAGATGAAGAATAAGGGGAAGAAGAAGGAAAAGATGGTGAACAAGAAGTTAGAggaggggaaaaaaaaagtcccACATGACCATAAAAAGCATAGCAAAAAGCATAGCAGGATggataaaagagaaaaatataactgtAACTCCGATGGAGAAATAGTGCATGATGAAGGGGATGAACTACAGAACGAAGTTCAAAATGGTGAAATGACACCTTGTGAAATGGGACCTAATCCAGTGCGACCTAGTCAAGGAAGCCCGTTAGAAAAGAATAGAAAATCAAGCGAGAAAAATAGGGgaagagaaaaaagtataaaaggGGAAAACTCGCAACACACGGATTTCataatattgatatattGGCCAGAGTCGTTAAATACATTTCTAAAAgtgttatataaaagaaaaaatcataatataattattctgaGTGATCAGATACCATcctatatatacaataataaattgtCCAAGTATAATGTGTGCTATATACAGAAATCTCCTTTAATTCTGTTCAATCTAGTTGTTGCAGGCATTTTACAATGTacaaaatgtattatatttaaaaattatttaaaattaaaatcacATCAAAATGTTATATCATACAACGAAAAAGCGGAAagcataaattattttgagTACATGTGTGAATATAACGATAGTGACTTGATACTAATTTTTAACAACATTcagaatatatttagaagGAGAGATATTAACAGTGCTTTTGTTGAATACTACCTTAGAGAAAGCACAGAAACTAATCTTTAtaatgattatataaaaaaaaaattgggaATACAAAGGGATAGCAGTTTTCATGAGAGCATCGAATCACTACGTAATAAGAAACaggaaaaggagaaaaagaaagaaatggAAGAAGTAAATGTAGACGTAGAAgaagtagaaaaaaagaaaaagaaaaagaaaagaaatatttacttaCTAATGGAACTAAACAACACTTTATCTGTGCAGTATTTAAATAACGATGTGTATGTAAATGTtgatacatttaaaaaaaaaaaatcgaacGAAATAAGTATAAGCAAAgcacataatttattatttttagaaaattataaaaagcaaattcagttttttaaatatggaAATCTACTtgttgaaaatatatacaaaaaaattgaacatatatttgtagataattattatttctatttatattttctacaaTTCACATCAGCTAGTTTGTTTATTGATGAGTTACTATATCACCTTATTGGTTACACGTTTCCAATCAAAAATAATTCCTTAAACATTTCCGCCATTGAAGCTTTTATAGATGGTACTTATACTGATAgtcagaaaaaaatgaaaaccaATTTATTGCAAAAAGCAGTTAATCCAAAATTCCATTCGAAGCACTTCTTCCTCCTCTTTCAG AACTATCTGAAAAAGGGCGCAATAATTATTGGCATTTACAGATGTAACAAGGAAAATAACATGAGCATTGTCATTCCGTGCCCTCAGAGAAATTTCATAGTGCACAAGCGGGATAAGGTACAtgtcgaaaaaaaaatatcaaaaaaaagcaaaaaaaattga